Genomic DNA from Bacteroides zhangwenhongii:
GAGCCAGACAAAAGGTAAAACAAAGGTATTTAGAAATTGACGAATATGGATTATAAAGATATAGAACAGCTCTTGGAGCGATATTGGCAATGCGAGACTTCTGTTGAGGAGGAAGCGGCATTGCGTGACTTCTTCTTAAAAGAAGAGGTTCCGGCTCATCTGCTCCGTTATAAGAACTTGTTCGTTTATCAACAGGTTCAGCAAGAGGTAGGGCTGGGCGAAGACTTTGACGCGCGTATTCTGGCAGAGGTAGAGCCGGTGGTGGTAAAAGCAAAACGCTTGACGCTGGTCGGTCGCTTCGTTCCTCTGTTCAAGGCGGCTGCCGTAATTGCAATTATCCTGTCGTTGGGGAATGTGGCGCAACATTCTTTTTCCGGAGATGACGGAAGTGTATTGGCGGCAGATACCATTGGTAAACAGGTAACCGCACCGTCGGTCGCAATCTCGAATGACGTGAAAGCGGATCAGGCACTCGTCGACAGTTTGGCGAGGATTGATCATAAGGCGCACGTTATGAACGAATAGACATTTTCATTTGCTTTAAACATATAATATAGTTAGTGTGCTTAATTAAAACAACAACGAAGGCGAAACTGTGAAGTTTTCAATTCTCTCAATTTTTTAGATTAAAACTAACTAAATAAATGGGCTACCGCGTGATGCAGTAGCCCTTTTATGTATCACCTTACTTTTTTTATTAATTTTGTGTCTCAATTATGATGAAGGAAACAATTATAGAAGATAGTGAATTGGGATGTTTGATCGTGCGTGTTAATCCGCGTGCGCGAAGTCTGGTGTTCCGTACAAAGAGAGAAGCTGTCTATGTCTCGGTTCCTCCGGGCACTACATTGAAAGAAGTAAAGCAGGCGATCGAGAATCTTCGTGGAAAACTTCTGGCTTCCCGTCAAAAGATGGGTCGGCCGTTGATTGATTTGAATTATAAGATTGAAGCTGAGTTTTTCAAACTGTCTCTGGTATCCGGAGAGAAAGACCGCTTTCTGGCAAATTCACGATTGGGCTTTATGCAAATCGTTTGTCCGCCTGATGCGGACTTTGCGGACGAAAATCTGCAGGATTGGCTGCGTAAGGTGATTGAAGAATCAATGAGGAGGAATGCGAAAAGTATTCTTCCACCACGTTTGGAACGCTTGGCCAGGCAACATGGGCTGTCTTACACAAGCGTGAAAATAAATTCCAGCCAAGGCAGATGGGGGAGTTGCTCGGGTCGGAAAACTATTAATTTGTCCTATTATCTAGTGTTACTACCCTCTCATCTGATAGACTACGTACTTCTGCATGAACTGTGCCATACCCGCGAGATGAATCACGGCGAACGTTTCTGGGCGCTTCTGAATCAATTTACGGAAGGCAAGGCATTGGCGCTTCGAGGAGAACTGAAGAAATATCGTACAGAAATATAAGGCTTAATCCTATCGTGCCAGTTGCTTGATGCCATCCGCCTCTTTCTCAAACCGGTAAGTTTCTCCCTTCTCGCTAAGGTCAAAAGTGGATACCAGTTCCGTTTGATTGTCTACAATCAGTAATGCGCTCTGTTCGGCAAAACGACCGACTTCCACCGTGTACGGCTCTTCGGGCATGGTTCGGTTGGAAATCAGACTGTCGTTGACAAATAAGGAAATGGAATCTCCGGCAAATCCTTTGACCAGGCTGATGGTATAGGTTTCGATGAAATGTCGTTCTTCCTGCTTTTCCCGTTGCAGGCGCATACTCATATAAATAAAAATAACAACGACAAAGATGACGGCAAAAGCCAGGATTCCGTTGCCTACCATGAACTGTTTATTGGTGTTTAGACGATGTGCCATAGTGCTTATTTTTTTAATTGCGGTGTAAAGATACAAAGATAAGGCTGTTAATTCATACTTTTTTTCTTTAATGTTTTGTAGTCGAACAGATTATTTATATCTTTGCAACCGAAAACGGATGAAAGGTGGAGGGGCGATTAAGCTCCTTTTTTTGTTCTTATATAGTTAATAAATGATAGAAAAGAAAACTGTTTGTCAGATTGTAGAAGAGTGGCTGGAAGGAAAAGACTACTTTCTAGTAGAAGTGACCGTGAGCCCGGATGACAAGATCGTGGTTGAGATAGACCATGCGGAAGGTGTTTGGATTGAAGATTGTGTGGAGCTTAGCCGCTACATAGAGTCGAAACTGAACCGTGAAGAGGAGGATTATGAACTGGAAGTGGGTTCGGCCGGTATCGGACAGCCCTTTAAGGTGCTGCAACAGTATTACATCCACATCGGACAGGAAGTGGAAGTGATGACTAAGGGTGGACAGAAACTGACCGGTGTTCTGAAAGATGCGGATGAAGAGAAATTTACAGTGTCTGTACAGAAGAAAGTGAAAATGGAAGGTGCTAAGCGTCCGAAACTGGTGGAAGAGGACGAAACCTTCACTTACGAGCAAATAAAATATACTAAATACTTAATTAGCTTTAAATAGTTATGGCCAAAAAAGAAGAAACAATCAGCTTGATTGATACATTTTCGGAATTTAAGGAACTGAAAAATATCGATAGAACGACGATGGTTAGCGTACTGGAAGAGTCGTTTCGTAGTGTTATCGCGAAAATGTTTGGCACCGATGAGAATTACGACGTGATCGTGAACCCGGACAAGGGGGACTTCGAGATATGGCGTAACCGTGAAGTTGTGGCCGATGAAGACCTGACGAACCCGAATATGCAGATCTCATTGAGTGAAGCGCAGAAAATCGATGCTTCCTATGAGGTGGGTGAAGAGGTGACTGACGAAGTGATCTTTGCCAAATTCGGTCGTCGTGCTATCCTGAATCTCCGCCAGACATTGGCTTCCAAGATTCTGGAATTGGAAAAAGACAGTATTTATAATAAATATATAGATAAGGTAGGTACAATCATCAATGCAGAAGTTTATCAAATCTGGAAAAAGGAAATGTTGCTTCTGGACGATGAAGGAAACGAGTTGCTGTTGCCGAAGACGGAGCAAATCCCAAGCGATTTCTATCGTAAAGGTGAAACGGCCCGTGCGGTGGTTGCCCGCGTGGACAACAAGAATAATAATCCTAAGATTATCTTGTCACGTACTTCTCCCGTTTTCCTGCAACGTCTGTTCGAGATGGAAGTACCCGAAATTAATGATGGTTTGATTACCATTAAGAAGATTGCCCGTATTCCCGGCGAACGTGCCAAGATTGCGGTGGAATCATACGATGACAGAATCGACCCCGTAGGAGCCTGCGTAGGTGTAAAGGGTAGTCGTATTCATGGCATTGTTCGTGAATTGCGCAATGAGAATATTGATGTAATCAATTATACATCGAACATTTCATTGTTTATACAGCGTGCTTTGAGCCCGGCTAAGATTTCTTCTATCCGTCTGAACGAGGAGGAGAAAAAAGCGGAGGTATTCCTCAAACCGGAAGAAGTTTCGTTGGCTATCGGTAAAGGCGGTTTGAATATCAAACTGGCCAGTATGTTAACTGAGTACACTATCGACGTGTTCCGTGAGTTGGATGAGAGTGTAGCTGATGAGGATATCTATCTCGATGAATTCAGAGACGAAATCGACGGATGGGTGATCGACGCTATCAAAGCTATCGGCATCGATACGGCGAAGGCTGTGTTGAATGCTCCTCGTGAGATGTTGATTGAAAAGACGGACTTGGAAGAAGAGACGGTGGACGAGGTAATACGCATTTTGAAATCGGAGTTTGAAGAAAGTGAGAATTGAGAATTGAGAGTTGAGAGTGAATGTGGATTTTCTTCCACTCTCCACTCTCAATTCTCCACTCTCCACTTCTTAAAGCTCCATTTATTCATTAAATTTAAAATATGACGATAAGGTTAAACAAAGTTACAAGAGATTTGAACGTAGGAATCGCGACGGTAGTTGAGTTCCTGCAAAAGAAGGGGTATACCGTTGAGGCTAATCCTAATACAAAAATTAGCGAGGAGCAATACGCTATACTCGTAAAAGAGTTTAGTACAGATAAGAACCTTAGACTTGAGTCGGAGCGTTTCATTCAGGAACGTCAGAATAAGGATCGTAATAAGGCGTCGGTATCGATTGAAGGCTTTGAAAAGCAGCCGGAAAAACCGAAGTCGGAAGATGTGATCAAAACAGTCGTACCGGAGGATGCACGCCCGAAGTTTAAACCTGTCGGGAAAATTGACTTGGATAAATTGAACGGTCGTAGAACTGAGAAAGTTGAGAAAGAACCGGAACAGAAGAAAGAAACTGTTGAAGAACGTCCAGTAGCTCAACCGGAAGTGAAGAAGGAACCTGAGGTGAAGGTAGAAGAGGTGGTAGCGCCTGTTCAGGCGGAACCTGTGGCTAAACAAGTTGAACCGGTCAAACAGGCAGAACCGGTGAAGCAACCGGAGGCTGTAAAACCGGAACCGGTGAAAGAACCGGAACCTATAGTGGAAAAGCAACCGGCAGAAGTTGAAAAAGTAGTGGAGGAAGTGATTAAAGAAGAGCCGAAGGTAGAAGTTGCACCTGTGAAGGCGGAAGAACATAACAGCATGGAACAACCTGTGAAAGCAGTATCGGCGGAAATAGCTCCGGAGACAACGGTAGAGGTAGAGAAAGAAACTTCTAAAGAAGAAGAGATATTCAAGATCCGTCAACCGGAATTGGGTGCGAAAATCAATGTAATCGGTCAGATTGACCTGGCTGCATTGAACCAGTCTACCCGTCCTAAGAAAAAATCGAAGGAAGAGAAACGCCGCGAACGTGAAGAGAAAGAGAAAATCCGTCAGGATCAGAAGAAGTTGATGAAAGAAGCTATCATTAAAGAGATTCGCAAGGATGACTCGAAACTGCAGAAGGGTGGAGTGAAAGATAATGTTGACGCGGCCGGAAACAAGAAAAAGCGGAACCGTATCAACAAAGAGAAGGTGGACGTGAACAACGTGGCTACTTCGGGCTTTGCTGCTCCGAGACCGAATGTGCAAGGCAAAGGCGGTAACAATGGTGGCGGCAACAACCAGGGTGGCAATAATAACCGTAAAAATAATAATAAGGATCGCTTCAAGAAACCGGTTATCAAACAGGAGGTAAGCGAGGAAGATGTAGCAAAGCAGGTAAAAGAAACTCTAGCTCGTCTGACAACCAAAGGTAAGAATAAGACTTCCAAATATCGTAAAGAGAAACGCGAGATGGCTTCCAACCGTATGCAGGAATTGGAAGATCAGGAAATGGCGGACAGCAAGGTATTGAAGCTGACCGAATTCGTTACGGCTAATGAACTGGCAACGATGATGGATGTTTCTGTCAACCAGGTAATCGCCACTTGTATGAGTATCGGTATCATGGTTTCCATCAATCAGCGTCTGGATGCTGAAACAATTAATCTGGTGGCTGAAGAATTCGGATTCAAGACCGAATATGTAAGTGCGGAAGTTGCTCAGGCTATTGTGGAAGAGGAAGACGCTCCGGAAGATCTGGAACCGCGCGCTCCGATTGTTACGGTGATGGGACATGTTGACCACGGTAAGACTTCATTGCTTGACTATATCCGTAAGGCGAATGTGATTGCCGGTGAGGCCGGAGGTATCACACAGCATATCGGTGCATATAATGTGAAGTTGGAGGACGGACGCCGTATCACATTCCTCGATACTCCGGGTCATGAGGCGTTTACCGCTATGCGTGCCCGTGGTGCGAAAGTTACGGATATCGCCATTATTATTGTAGCTGCCGATGATAACGTCATGCCGCAAACAAAGGAAGCAATCAACCATGCGATGGCGGCAGGTGTACCTATTGTCTTTGCTATTAATAAGGTTGATAAGCCGACGGCAAATCCGGATAAGATTAAGGAAGAACTGGCTGCCATGAACTATCTTGTTGAAGAATGGGGTGGTAAATATCAGTCACAAGATATCTCTGCCAAGAAAGGTATAGGTGTGGAAGATTTGTTGGAAAAGGTATTGCTGGAAGCGGAAATGCTTGATCTGAAAGCAAATCCGAACCGTAATGCTACAGGTTCCATTATCGAGTCTTCATTGGACAAGGGACGTGGATATGTAGCTACTGTGCTGGTATCTAACGGTACTTTGAAAGTGGGAGACATCGTATTGGCAGGAACAAGCTACGGACGTGTGAAGGCTATGTTCAACGAACGTAATCAGCGTATCAAGGAAGCAGGACCTGCCGAACCGGCATTGATTCTGGGATTGAATGGCGCTCCTGCCGCAGGTGACACATTCCACGTGGTAGAAAGCGATCAGGAAGCCCGTGAAATTACCAACAAACGTGAGCAGCTGGCTCGCGAACAGGGCTTGCGTACGCAGAAGATCCTTACATTGGATGAGCTGGGTCGTCGTATCGCTTTGGGTAACTTCCAGGAATTGAACATCATTGTGAAGGGTGACGTGGACGGTTCTGTCGAAGCATTGAGCGACTCCTTGATTAAGTTGTCTACCGAACAGATCCAGGTTAATGTAATCCATAAGGGTGTGGGAGCAATCTCCGAGTCGGATGTTTCTCTGGCTGCCGCTTCAGATGCGATTATCGTCGGATTCCAGGTACGTCCTTCGGGTGCTGCCGCTAAGATGGCGGAACAGGAAGGTGTCGATATCCGCAAATACTCTGTCATCTATGATGCAATCGAGGAGGTGAAAGCCGCTATGGAAGGTATGTTGGCACCGGAACTGAAAGAACAGGTGACAGCTACGATCGAAGTGCGTGAAGTATTCAACATCACGAAGGTGGGACTTGTAGCAGGTGCGATGGTGAAGACCGGAAAGGTGAAACGCAGCGACAAGGCTCGTTTGATCCGCGATGGTATCGTTATCTTTACCGGAAACATCAACGCTTTGAAACGCTTCAAGGACGATGTGAAGGAAGTGGGTACAAACTTCGAGTGTGGTATCAGTCTGGTGAATTGCAATGACATGAAGGTGGGCGATATGATCGAGACATTCGAGGAAATAGAAGTGAAACAGACATTATAAACTGTACTGTATTGAGAATAAACGGAGGCACAGAGTGAATTATAACTCCGTGCCTCTTTTTTCTTTATAGAAAGGAATATGACAACGATTGATATAATAATCCTTATAGTAGTGGGTGCAGGGGCGATTGTAGGCTTTATAAAGGGCTTTATCCGTCAGTTGGCCTCTATCTTGGGATTGATAGTCGGTTTGCTGGCGGCAAAGGCTTTGTATGCTTCTTTGGCGGAGAAGCTCTGTCCGGCAGTGACAGATTCGATGACCGTTGCGCAGGTATTGGCTTTCATAATGATATGGATTGCCATTCCGTTGATTTTTGTGCTGATTGCCTCCTTGTTGACAAAAGCGATGAAAGCCATTTCGCTGAACTGGTTGAACCGTTGGCTGGGAAGCGGGTTGGGAGCGCTTAAATTTTTGTTATTGACAAGTGTGGTGATTGGAGCGATAGAGTTTGTGGATGGCGATAATAAGTTAATTAGTGCAACAAAAAAGGAAGAATCCTTGTTATATTATCCGATGGAGACGTTTGCGGGAATTTTTTTCCCTGCTGCAAAGAATATGACTCAACAATATATATTAGAGAATAAAGATGCAACAAGAAGAACCCAATAAATATGTAAAGGAACTGACGCAGGAGAAGTATAAATATGGCTTCACCACGGAAGTGCATACCGATATCATTGAGCGTGGACTCAATGAGGATGTGATTCGTTTGATTTCATCGAAAAA
This window encodes:
- a CDS encoding YgjP family zinc-dependent metalloprotease, translating into MMKETIIEDSELGCLIVRVNPRARSLVFRTKREAVYVSVPPGTTLKEVKQAIENLRGKLLASRQKMGRPLIDLNYKIEAEFFKLSLVSGEKDRFLANSRLGFMQIVCPPDADFADENLQDWLRKVIEESMRRNAKSILPPRLERLARQHGLSYTSVKINSSQGRWGSCSGRKTINLSYYLVLLPSHLIDYVLLHELCHTREMNHGERFWALLNQFTEGKALALRGELKKYRTEI
- the rimP gene encoding ribosome assembly cofactor RimP: MIEKKTVCQIVEEWLEGKDYFLVEVTVSPDDKIVVEIDHAEGVWIEDCVELSRYIESKLNREEEDYELEVGSAGIGQPFKVLQQYYIHIGQEVEVMTKGGQKLTGVLKDADEEKFTVSVQKKVKMEGAKRPKLVEEDETFTYEQIKYTKYLISFK
- the nusA gene encoding transcription termination factor NusA, with the protein product MAKKEETISLIDTFSEFKELKNIDRTTMVSVLEESFRSVIAKMFGTDENYDVIVNPDKGDFEIWRNREVVADEDLTNPNMQISLSEAQKIDASYEVGEEVTDEVIFAKFGRRAILNLRQTLASKILELEKDSIYNKYIDKVGTIINAEVYQIWKKEMLLLDDEGNELLLPKTEQIPSDFYRKGETARAVVARVDNKNNNPKIILSRTSPVFLQRLFEMEVPEINDGLITIKKIARIPGERAKIAVESYDDRIDPVGACVGVKGSRIHGIVRELRNENIDVINYTSNISLFIQRALSPAKISSIRLNEEEKKAEVFLKPEEVSLAIGKGGLNIKLASMLTEYTIDVFRELDESVADEDIYLDEFRDEIDGWVIDAIKAIGIDTAKAVLNAPREMLIEKTDLEEETVDEVIRILKSEFEESEN
- the infB gene encoding translation initiation factor IF-2, with protein sequence MTIRLNKVTRDLNVGIATVVEFLQKKGYTVEANPNTKISEEQYAILVKEFSTDKNLRLESERFIQERQNKDRNKASVSIEGFEKQPEKPKSEDVIKTVVPEDARPKFKPVGKIDLDKLNGRRTEKVEKEPEQKKETVEERPVAQPEVKKEPEVKVEEVVAPVQAEPVAKQVEPVKQAEPVKQPEAVKPEPVKEPEPIVEKQPAEVEKVVEEVIKEEPKVEVAPVKAEEHNSMEQPVKAVSAEIAPETTVEVEKETSKEEEIFKIRQPELGAKINVIGQIDLAALNQSTRPKKKSKEEKRREREEKEKIRQDQKKLMKEAIIKEIRKDDSKLQKGGVKDNVDAAGNKKKRNRINKEKVDVNNVATSGFAAPRPNVQGKGGNNGGGNNQGGNNNRKNNNKDRFKKPVIKQEVSEEDVAKQVKETLARLTTKGKNKTSKYRKEKREMASNRMQELEDQEMADSKVLKLTEFVTANELATMMDVSVNQVIATCMSIGIMVSINQRLDAETINLVAEEFGFKTEYVSAEVAQAIVEEEDAPEDLEPRAPIVTVMGHVDHGKTSLLDYIRKANVIAGEAGGITQHIGAYNVKLEDGRRITFLDTPGHEAFTAMRARGAKVTDIAIIIVAADDNVMPQTKEAINHAMAAGVPIVFAINKVDKPTANPDKIKEELAAMNYLVEEWGGKYQSQDISAKKGIGVEDLLEKVLLEAEMLDLKANPNRNATGSIIESSLDKGRGYVATVLVSNGTLKVGDIVLAGTSYGRVKAMFNERNQRIKEAGPAEPALILGLNGAPAAGDTFHVVESDQEAREITNKREQLAREQGLRTQKILTLDELGRRIALGNFQELNIIVKGDVDGSVEALSDSLIKLSTEQIQVNVIHKGVGAISESDVSLAAASDAIIVGFQVRPSGAAAKMAEQEGVDIRKYSVIYDAIEEVKAAMEGMLAPELKEQVTATIEVREVFNITKVGLVAGAMVKTGKVKRSDKARLIRDGIVIFTGNINALKRFKDDVKEVGTNFECGISLVNCNDMKVGDMIETFEEIEVKQTL
- a CDS encoding CvpA family protein gives rise to the protein MTTIDIIILIVVGAGAIVGFIKGFIRQLASILGLIVGLLAAKALYASLAEKLCPAVTDSMTVAQVLAFIMIWIAIPLIFVLIASLLTKAMKAISLNWLNRWLGSGLGALKFLLLTSVVIGAIEFVDGDNKLISATKKEESLLYYPMETFAGIFFPAAKNMTQQYILENKDATRRTQ